One Glycine soja cultivar W05 chromosome 2, ASM419377v2, whole genome shotgun sequence genomic region harbors:
- the LOC114394203 gene encoding uncharacterized protein LOC114394203 isoform X2, giving the protein MALEAYAAANPDKIHTDVLTKARDSCYKARDAFYACLEKESDKKPTEIASVGLLYPLECKECRNEYVKQCRSSWVKHFDRQYCQNKRVQRLLDDKGSRRGV; this is encoded by the exons ATGGCTCTGGAAGCTTACGCAGCAGCAAACCCTGACAAAATCCACACAGATGTCCTCACCAAAGCTAGGGATTCTTGTTACAAG GCTCGTGATGCGTTCTATGCCTGCCTGGAGAAGGAATCGGACAAGAAGCCCACAGAGATTGCATCTGTGGGTTTGTTATACCCATTAGAATGCAAAGAGTGCAGGAATGAATATGTCAAACAGTGCCGATCTTCTTGG GTGAAACATTTCGATAGGCAATACTGCCAGAACAAGAGGGTTCAGAGACttttggatgacaaagggtcCCGGAGAG GGGTGTAA
- the LOC114394203 gene encoding uncharacterized protein LOC114394203 isoform X1: protein MALEAYAAANPDKIHTDVLTKARDSCYKARDAFYACLEKESDKKPTEIASVGLLYPLECKECRNEYVKQCRSSWVKHFDRQYCQNKRVQRLLDDKGSRRGPLTLPQPYTFKPIA from the exons ATGGCTCTGGAAGCTTACGCAGCAGCAAACCCTGACAAAATCCACACAGATGTCCTCACCAAAGCTAGGGATTCTTGTTACAAG GCTCGTGATGCGTTCTATGCCTGCCTGGAGAAGGAATCGGACAAGAAGCCCACAGAGATTGCATCTGTGGGTTTGTTATACCCATTAGAATGCAAAGAGTGCAGGAATGAATATGTCAAACAGTGCCGATCTTCTTGG GTGAAACATTTCGATAGGCAATACTGCCAGAACAAGAGGGTTCAGAGACttttggatgacaaagggtcCCGGAGAGGTCCGTTGACGCTCCCACAGCCTTACACTTTCAAACCCATTGCTtga